A genomic segment from Chiroxiphia lanceolata isolate bChiLan1 chromosome 27, bChiLan1.pri, whole genome shotgun sequence encodes:
- the LOC116799208 gene encoding cocaine- and amphetamine-regulated transcript protein-like, with product MRIQGGSSTGNMGHPWLCLLCLLGSGLILLGTPEPVPGVLPPLSLPGQSREETELVEVLQEVLEKLGTKDPPALEKRLSWVPSCEPGEPCAVRRGARIGKLCSCPRGTSCNLFILKCS from the exons ATGAGAATCCAGGGAGGCTCCAGCACCGGGAACATGGGACACCCTtggctctgcctgctctgcctgctgggctCTGGCCTCATCCTGCTGGGCACCCCCGAGCCAGTGCCAGGGGTCCTTCCCCCCCTGAGCCTGCCCGGGCAGAGCCgggaggagacagagctg gtggaggtgctgcaggaggtgctggagaagCTCGGGACCAAGGATCCGCCGGCgctggagaagaggctgagctGGGTGCCCTCG TGCGAGCCCGGGGAGCCGTGCGCGGTGCGGCGCGGGGCGCGCATCGGgaagctctgcagctgccccCGCGGCACCTCCTGCAACCTCTTCATCCTCAAGTGCTCCTGA